The Persephonella atlantica genome includes a window with the following:
- a CDS encoding carbonic anhydrase, giving the protein MEKIPFLKGVEAFKKYRFKEYEEKFRELIEKGQKPKALFITCSDSRIHPDEITGADIGDLFIVRNIGNMVPPFKPDNEFHGVAAAIEYAVSVLNVPDIIVCGHSHCGACESLYKDLPDDPEIIHVKKWLEIDKDVKEVALSAVKEKGRKLFELTERLNIIKQLENLLSYPGVKRRVKEGTLRLHGWYYIIEMGEIEYYNPEKNQFEPVVSS; this is encoded by the coding sequence ATGGAAAAGATACCTTTTTTAAAAGGGGTGGAGGCATTTAAGAAGTACCGTTTTAAAGAGTATGAAGAAAAATTCAGGGAGCTTATAGAAAAAGGGCAAAAACCAAAGGCTCTGTTTATAACCTGTTCAGATTCAAGGATACATCCTGATGAGATAACAGGGGCAGATATTGGAGACCTGTTTATAGTCAGAAATATAGGCAATATGGTTCCACCTTTTAAGCCTGATAATGAGTTTCATGGTGTTGCAGCAGCTATTGAGTATGCTGTTTCTGTTCTGAATGTTCCTGATATTATCGTTTGCGGGCATTCCCACTGTGGTGCCTGCGAATCACTGTATAAAGACCTGCCTGACGACCCAGAAATAATACACGTGAAAAAGTGGCTTGAGATAGATAAAGATGTAAAAGAGGTTGCACTGTCTGCAGTAAAAGAAAAAGGCAGAAAGCTGTTTGAGCTGACAGAGAGACTGAATATTATCAAGCAGTTGGAAAATCTCCTTTCCTATCCCGGCGTAAAAAGGAGAGTAAAGGAAGGGACTCTTAGACTGCACGGATGGTATTACATAATAGAAATGGGTGAGATAGAGTACTACAATCCTGAAAAAAATCAGTTTGAACCTGTTGTGTCCTCTTGA
- a CDS encoding ZIP family metal transporter, translating into MPDIEIMDNLVLAGLFVLLATSIGSVIAVIFKRLPEWGLDFSMAFSGGVMLVAAFTSLILPSIHMGHIGNTLLGIVVGFLVIYLIERFTPHEEYVLKINKSNIEKEKLKGVFLIVSAIIIHNIPEGMAVGVSMANDVDKGWATAVAIGIQDIPEGLAVSLPLIMLTDRLWIPVFIGILSGFSEFVFTILGGFTFSVLSFMLPFGLAFAGGAMIYVTVKEVFPQVYRNKHESIVTFGFLIGLLLMLYLDTTLG; encoded by the coding sequence TTGCCTGATATAGAGATTATGGATAACCTTGTTTTAGCAGGGTTATTTGTTTTGCTTGCTACTAGCATAGGCTCTGTTATTGCCGTTATCTTCAAAAGACTTCCTGAATGGGGTCTTGATTTTAGTATGGCATTCAGTGGCGGGGTGATGCTTGTTGCTGCTTTTACATCTTTGATTTTGCCGTCTATTCATATGGGACACATAGGTAATACCCTTTTAGGAATTGTGGTAGGGTTTTTGGTTATATATCTAATAGAAAGATTTACTCCCCATGAAGAATACGTGCTAAAAATTAACAAATCTAACATAGAGAAGGAAAAACTAAAAGGCGTTTTCCTTATTGTTTCAGCCATTATAATACACAACATACCTGAAGGTATGGCTGTAGGTGTATCTATGGCAAATGATGTTGACAAGGGATGGGCAACAGCTGTTGCAATAGGCATTCAGGATATTCCTGAAGGACTTGCCGTCTCACTTCCACTTATTATGCTCACAGACAGGCTGTGGATTCCTGTTTTTATTGGTATTCTCAGTGGCTTTTCTGAGTTTGTTTTTACTATTCTTGGAGGGTTTACCTTTAGCGTTCTGTCTTTTATGCTTCCATTTGGACTTGCTTTTGCAGGAGGAGCAATGATTTATGTAACAGTAAAAGAAGTATTTCCTCAGGTCTACAGAAATAAACATGAAAGCATAGTAACATTCGGCTTTCTCATAGGACTACTGCTTATGTTATACCTTGATACAACACTTGGATAA